One genomic segment of Nonomuraea coxensis DSM 45129 includes these proteins:
- a CDS encoding acetoacetate--CoA ligase: MVAEGELLWEPGEEVVARSGLTRYLEWLGRAGEDYESVWRWSVEDPAAFWTSIWDHFGVIGERGDGPVLSGAMPAARWFEGARLNYAENALRRDEGTAVIFVSEDGARQELTFAELREEVARVRAGLVRLGVRRGDRVAGYLPNIPQALIAFLATASLGAIWSAGSPDFGVPSVVDRFKQIEPKVLIAVDGYHYNGKSYDRSAAVNEIAAALPSLRATVWIPYLAAAGDGRAPQRAEPTSPHTLEVPHGEVIGWEGLRAESAPLEFERVPFDHPLWILYSSGTTGLPKPIVHGHGGIVLEHLKSLSFHQDLGEGEVFFWYTTTGWMMWNYLVGALLVGATAVLYDGAATHPSPAALWRIAASEGVTYFGTGAPYIMASLKAGIEPEGLERLRGVGSTGSPLPPEGFAWVAGALPGVPVGSFSGGTDVCTGFVGATTLHPIRAGIIPCRSLGAKVEAYDPAGKPVVGEVGELVITQPMPSMPVMFWNDPGGERYAESYFDVYPGVWRHGDWIKINEDGSCVIYGRSDSTLNRGGVRMGTSEFYRVVERFEEVADSLVIDTGQLGQEGRLLLYVTLAEGAELTPELERALCGALRQELSPRHVPNEIRVVPGIPRTLSGKKLEVPVRKILLGTPVEQAANPDAMANPEVLRHFRP; encoded by the coding sequence ATGGTTGCTGAGGGCGAGCTTCTCTGGGAGCCGGGCGAAGAGGTGGTCGCGCGGTCGGGGCTGACCCGCTATCTGGAGTGGCTGGGCAGGGCGGGCGAGGACTACGAGAGCGTGTGGCGCTGGTCCGTCGAGGATCCGGCCGCGTTCTGGACCTCGATCTGGGACCACTTCGGGGTGATCGGCGAGCGCGGCGACGGGCCGGTGCTGTCCGGCGCGATGCCGGCCGCCCGCTGGTTCGAGGGCGCCAGGCTCAACTACGCCGAGAACGCGCTGCGCCGCGACGAGGGCACCGCCGTGATCTTCGTCTCCGAGGACGGCGCCCGCCAGGAGCTGACCTTCGCCGAGCTGCGCGAGGAGGTGGCCCGGGTGCGGGCCGGGCTGGTCCGGCTGGGCGTGCGGCGGGGCGACCGGGTGGCCGGCTACCTGCCGAACATCCCGCAGGCCCTCATCGCCTTCCTCGCCACCGCCTCGCTCGGGGCGATCTGGTCGGCCGGCTCCCCCGACTTCGGGGTGCCGAGCGTCGTCGACCGGTTCAAGCAGATCGAGCCCAAGGTGCTCATCGCGGTGGACGGCTACCACTACAACGGCAAGAGCTACGACCGCTCGGCCGCCGTCAACGAGATCGCCGCCGCGCTGCCCTCGCTGCGGGCCACCGTCTGGATCCCCTACCTGGCCGCGGCCGGGGACGGCCGGGCGCCGCAGCGGGCCGAGCCCACGTCCCCGCACACGCTGGAGGTGCCGCACGGCGAGGTGATCGGCTGGGAGGGGCTGCGGGCGGAGTCCGCGCCGCTGGAGTTCGAGCGGGTGCCGTTCGACCATCCCCTGTGGATCCTCTACTCCAGCGGCACGACCGGGCTGCCCAAGCCGATCGTGCACGGCCACGGCGGCATCGTGCTGGAGCACCTGAAGTCGCTCTCCTTCCACCAGGACCTGGGCGAGGGCGAGGTGTTCTTCTGGTACACCACCACGGGCTGGATGATGTGGAACTACCTCGTCGGCGCCCTGCTGGTGGGGGCCACGGCCGTCCTGTACGACGGCGCGGCGACCCATCCCTCCCCCGCCGCGCTGTGGCGGATCGCCGCCTCGGAGGGGGTGACGTACTTCGGCACCGGGGCGCCGTACATCATGGCCTCGCTCAAGGCCGGGATCGAGCCCGAGGGGCTGGAGCGGCTGCGCGGGGTGGGCTCCACGGGCTCGCCGCTGCCGCCCGAGGGGTTCGCGTGGGTGGCCGGCGCGCTGCCGGGGGTGCCGGTCGGGTCGTTCTCCGGCGGCACGGACGTGTGCACCGGCTTCGTCGGGGCGACCACGCTGCACCCGATCAGGGCGGGCATCATCCCGTGCCGGTCGCTGGGGGCGAAGGTGGAGGCGTACGACCCGGCGGGCAAGCCGGTCGTGGGCGAGGTGGGCGAGCTGGTGATCACGCAGCCCATGCCGTCGATGCCGGTGATGTTCTGGAACGACCCCGGCGGCGAGCGCTACGCCGAGAGCTACTTCGACGTCTACCCCGGCGTGTGGCGGCACGGCGACTGGATCAAGATCAACGAGGACGGGAGCTGCGTCATCTACGGCCGCTCCGACTCCACGCTCAACCGCGGCGGCGTACGGATGGGCACCAGCGAGTTCTACCGGGTGGTCGAGCGGTTCGAGGAGGTCGCCGACAGCCTCGTGATCGACACGGGGCAGCTCGGCCAGGAGGGCCGGCTCCTGCTGTACGTCACGCTGGCCGAGGGCGCCGAGCTGACCCCGGAGCTGGAGCGGGCGCTGTGCGGCGCGCTGCGGCAGGAGCTGTCGCCCCGCCACGTCCCGAACGAGATCCGCGTGGTCCCCGGCATCCCGCGCACGCTGTCGGGCAAGAAGCTGGAGGTCCCGGTCCGCAAGATCCTGCTGGGCACCCCCGTCGAGCAGGCGGCCAACCCGGACGCGATGGCGAACCCGGAGGTGCTGCGGCACTTCCGGCCCTGA
- a CDS encoding serine hydrolase — MSGPDFEALFRVAGVTGWLHAADLDTGREIGHGADEPLPIASMFKVPLLAELCRQADAGLLDPAERVTVPAGDRSSGPTGISAMLDDVTMSLRDLAYLMIAVSDNASADVLLRRVGREAVNAMLASYGLDVTRVRRSSQEINDSMAADAGHGWPYQDPDELSRMRAFDPAWGNTSTPREMARLSGLIWRDEIASAASCAWMRGVLNMQVWPHRLASGFPYDDVAVSGKTGTLPTLRTESGVVEYPDGGRYAVAVFTRSFSTALNQPRADAVIGTAARMAVDHLRR; from the coding sequence ATGAGCGGGCCCGACTTCGAGGCGCTGTTCCGGGTGGCGGGGGTCACCGGCTGGCTGCACGCCGCCGACCTCGACACCGGGCGGGAGATCGGGCACGGGGCCGACGAGCCGCTGCCGATCGCGTCGATGTTCAAGGTGCCGCTGCTGGCCGAGCTCTGCCGGCAGGCCGACGCCGGGCTGCTCGACCCGGCCGAGCGGGTGACGGTGCCGGCCGGCGACCGGTCGTCGGGGCCGACCGGGATCTCGGCGATGCTCGACGACGTGACGATGTCGCTGCGGGACCTGGCGTACCTGATGATCGCGGTGAGCGACAACGCCTCGGCCGACGTGCTGCTGCGGCGGGTCGGCAGGGAGGCGGTCAACGCCATGCTGGCGTCGTACGGGCTGGACGTGACGCGGGTGCGGCGCAGCAGCCAGGAGATCAACGACAGCATGGCGGCCGACGCCGGGCACGGGTGGCCGTACCAGGATCCCGATGAGTTGTCCCGGATGCGCGCGTTCGACCCGGCGTGGGGCAACACGAGCACGCCGCGGGAGATGGCGCGGCTGTCCGGGCTGATCTGGCGCGACGAGATCGCCTCCGCCGCGTCGTGCGCGTGGATGCGCGGCGTGCTCAACATGCAGGTGTGGCCGCACCGGCTGGCCTCCGGCTTCCCGTACGACGACGTGGCCGTCAGCGGCAAGACCGGCACGCTGCCGACGCTGCGCACGGAGTCCGGCGTGGTCGAGTACCCCGACGGCGGGCGGTACGCGGTGGCGGTCTTCACCCGCTCCTTCTCCACCGCGCTGAACCAGCCGCGGGCCGACGCGGTGATCGGCACCGCCGCGCGTATGGCGGTGGACCACCTGAGACGCTAG
- a CDS encoding LysR substrate-binding domain-containing protein produces the protein MDLVRHLRYFIAVAEELHFGNAAIRLGMAQPPLSQRIKRLEEELGARLFDRSARQVRLTETGRLLLGEAREIVARADRLHELARQGRGAVLRVGVPPDLAAAVIAALVARFRESHPEVRLAPAEIWTADQVAALAEGTIDVGLVRHPVSAPGLRFGEILVQAQGVLLPEGDPLTGAGEVHLADLAGRELLMPPKEGEPGLHAEVLAACRRHGYVPPQVHQGAGLGLVLAGAAVAFGPEAEAPGLAWRPLLGSPITSRVSTAWRGETAAAGDFSAVAVRTLKESAGMTDEGAVPPRRVSRRPGMLA, from the coding sequence GTGGACCTCGTCCGGCACCTTCGCTACTTCATCGCGGTGGCCGAGGAACTCCACTTCGGGAACGCCGCGATCCGGCTCGGCATGGCCCAGCCGCCGCTCAGCCAGCGCATCAAGCGGCTGGAGGAGGAGCTCGGCGCCCGGCTGTTCGACCGATCGGCGCGGCAGGTGCGCCTCACCGAGACGGGGCGGCTGCTGCTCGGCGAGGCGCGTGAGATCGTCGCCCGCGCGGACCGGCTGCACGAGCTGGCCCGGCAGGGGCGGGGGGCGGTGCTCAGGGTCGGGGTTCCGCCCGACCTGGCCGCCGCCGTGATCGCGGCTCTGGTGGCCCGCTTCCGGGAGAGCCATCCGGAGGTGCGCCTCGCGCCGGCCGAGATATGGACCGCCGACCAGGTCGCCGCCCTCGCCGAGGGGACGATCGACGTCGGCCTGGTCCGGCACCCGGTCTCCGCGCCCGGCCTGCGCTTCGGCGAGATCCTCGTGCAGGCGCAGGGCGTGCTGCTGCCCGAGGGCGACCCACTGACCGGGGCCGGCGAGGTGCACCTGGCCGACCTCGCCGGGCGGGAGCTGCTGATGCCGCCGAAGGAGGGCGAGCCCGGCCTGCACGCCGAGGTGCTGGCGGCCTGCCGCCGCCACGGGTACGTGCCGCCGCAGGTGCACCAGGGCGCGGGCCTGGGGCTGGTGCTGGCGGGCGCGGCGGTCGCGTTCGGGCCGGAGGCGGAGGCGCCGGGGCTGGCGTGGCGGCCGCTGCTAGGCTCGCCGATCACGTCCCGGGTCTCCACGGCCTGGCGCGGCGAGACGGCCGCGGCCGGCGACTTCTCGGCCGTCGCCGTACGCACGTTGAAGGAGAGCGCCGGAATGACCGACGAGGGCGCGGTGCCGCCGCGGCGCGTCAGCCGCAGGCCGGGGATGCTGGCATGA
- a CDS encoding ATP-binding protein, which yields MNELVARLRTAGGDYDDVEVKSAAGGLPQSLASTLSALANHPGGGTIILGLDKATGFRPVRLSDPQALKQGLAHKARSFSPPVQLTISDAELDGAPIIVARVHECDPSSKPCRIIASGTAYMRGYDGDFPLSDLEEQAFLAARKPPLFDRQPVPGATREDLDIDLVAAFLRSVRERDPHGLGRFPDDAELLRRAGVTLPDGTPTVAGVLALGVHPQEWFPRFVIQASAEPSPTDPAGSRARNQVTITGAIPRMLEEALAWARRTFDTSVVSAPDGTVRDRPAYPYIAFREIIANALVHRDLDHWSAGMAVEVRLRRDRLIVSNPGGLYGITVDRLGRDAVTSARNAQLVAICQHARTPEENARVIEAPATGIPTVADALAEAGLPPAHYIDAAIRFTVVLRRQARPVIRPGDDLNETELRVYDALAAGTRSVADLKQELNLSAPNIRKVLRELRSRGLVEQLGGQGKPTTYRRLPE from the coding sequence ATGAACGAGTTGGTCGCACGTCTCCGCACGGCCGGAGGCGACTACGACGATGTGGAGGTCAAGTCGGCGGCAGGAGGATTGCCGCAGTCACTCGCCTCAACTTTGAGCGCGCTGGCGAACCACCCAGGCGGCGGGACGATCATCCTCGGCCTCGACAAGGCAACCGGCTTTCGTCCGGTACGGCTTTCCGATCCGCAGGCTCTCAAGCAGGGCCTGGCTCACAAGGCCCGCTCGTTCTCGCCACCCGTCCAGCTGACGATCAGCGACGCGGAGCTGGATGGGGCGCCGATCATCGTCGCCAGGGTTCATGAATGCGATCCGTCGTCCAAGCCGTGCCGGATCATCGCGTCGGGCACGGCCTACATGCGAGGGTACGACGGGGACTTCCCCCTGTCGGATCTGGAGGAGCAGGCGTTCCTTGCCGCCCGGAAGCCGCCGCTCTTCGACCGACAGCCCGTGCCAGGGGCCACCCGCGAGGACCTGGACATCGACCTTGTCGCGGCGTTCCTGCGTTCGGTCCGCGAACGGGATCCCCACGGACTCGGCCGTTTCCCTGACGATGCCGAGTTGCTACGGCGTGCCGGAGTTACTCTGCCCGATGGCACGCCGACCGTCGCCGGGGTGCTGGCTCTCGGGGTTCATCCACAGGAGTGGTTTCCGCGCTTCGTCATCCAGGCTTCGGCAGAGCCATCGCCGACCGATCCCGCAGGATCGCGGGCTCGGAACCAGGTCACGATCACCGGGGCCATTCCACGGATGCTGGAGGAGGCCCTGGCCTGGGCACGGCGAACCTTCGACACCAGCGTCGTGTCAGCGCCGGACGGAACTGTCCGTGATCGCCCCGCCTACCCGTACATCGCCTTTCGCGAGATCATCGCCAACGCTCTCGTCCATCGCGACCTCGATCATTGGTCGGCCGGCATGGCCGTCGAGGTTCGGCTCCGTCGTGACCGGCTGATCGTCTCCAACCCGGGCGGCCTGTACGGCATCACGGTCGATCGACTCGGCCGAGATGCCGTCACCTCAGCACGCAATGCGCAACTCGTTGCGATCTGCCAGCACGCCCGCACACCGGAAGAAAACGCGCGAGTGATCGAGGCGCCGGCAACCGGCATTCCGACCGTGGCCGATGCCCTGGCAGAGGCCGGGCTTCCGCCTGCGCACTACATCGACGCCGCCATCCGCTTCACTGTCGTCCTGCGGCGGCAGGCACGCCCTGTGATCCGTCCGGGCGACGACCTCAACGAGACGGAGCTGCGCGTCTACGACGCCTTGGCCGCAGGGACACGCAGTGTCGCCGATCTCAAGCAGGAACTGAACCTGTCCGCGCCCAACATCCGCAAGGTACTCCGCGAACTGCGATCAAGAGGGCTCGTCGAGCAACTAGGGGGCCAAGGGAAGCCGACAACCTACCGAAGACTCCCGGAGTAG
- a CDS encoding penicillin-binding transpeptidase domain-containing protein has protein sequence MAPQTGAKYAYLQPEQPARRRRRRWPWLLAVLLVPLVAAGGVIWALRTEGSAEETADRYLAAWSEPDHAAMRELVADPPADFEERLQRFRTDLKITQATFHRPISTGPFADNGPDDEGYLSFTARLSGVRDWRYDGRLRLVERGGAWKVAWTPAALHPLLATPGRSLRAVSEKGEPPQVLAADGTPVSTPDAPGSVQQLVEGVKQAHPDRFKVRDRVRIDLYQGDERVRTVVPADGVRPVKTTLDLAVHRAGAAALEDVTQPASLVALRASTGEILAVVNKPGGFNRALLGKYPPGSTFKVVTASALVAGGVKPGQRVACPAEKNIGGFPFHNAGFEDFGTLTFREAFAHSCNTTFGEMSVTSLGGGRLGEVARSFGFGTPIMPGVPAVRAEFPDPKDDTDLASASIGQGRVLASPLNMASVAAAIASGAWIPPRLVLDEHNAGHDRRPRPLEPAVADALRTLMPAVVTDGTAQAVRFPAGTAGKTGTAEYGSGEEPPAHSWFIGYKGDVAFAVIAEGGGAGSAVAAPAAARFLRALG, from the coding sequence ATGGCACCACAAACGGGGGCAAAGTACGCCTATCTTCAGCCGGAGCAGCCCGCAAGGCGGCGCCGGCGCCGCTGGCCCTGGCTGCTCGCCGTGCTCCTGGTCCCGCTCGTGGCCGCGGGCGGCGTGATCTGGGCACTGCGCACCGAAGGGTCGGCCGAGGAGACCGCCGACCGCTACCTCGCGGCCTGGAGCGAGCCGGACCACGCCGCCATGCGGGAGCTCGTCGCCGACCCGCCCGCCGACTTCGAGGAGCGGCTCCAGCGGTTCCGTACCGATCTCAAAATCACCCAGGCGACGTTCCACCGGCCGATCTCCACCGGGCCCTTCGCCGACAACGGGCCGGACGACGAGGGCTACCTGAGCTTCACCGCGAGGCTGTCCGGCGTGCGCGACTGGAGGTACGACGGCCGGCTGCGCCTGGTCGAGCGCGGCGGCGCGTGGAAGGTCGCCTGGACGCCCGCCGCCCTGCACCCGCTGCTCGCCACCCCGGGCCGCTCCCTGCGCGCGGTGAGCGAGAAGGGCGAGCCGCCGCAGGTGCTGGCCGCCGACGGCACGCCCGTCAGCACCCCGGACGCGCCCGGCTCGGTGCAGCAGCTCGTCGAGGGCGTCAAGCAGGCCCACCCCGACCGTTTCAAGGTCCGCGACCGCGTGCGCATCGACCTCTACCAGGGGGACGAGCGGGTGCGGACCGTCGTGCCCGCCGACGGCGTACGGCCCGTCAAGACCACCCTCGACCTCGCCGTCCACCGGGCGGGCGCGGCGGCGCTGGAGGACGTCACCCAGCCGGCCTCGCTCGTGGCGCTGCGGGCCTCCACGGGGGAGATCCTGGCCGTGGTCAACAAGCCGGGCGGGTTCAACCGGGCGCTGCTCGGGAAGTACCCGCCGGGTTCGACGTTCAAGGTCGTGACGGCGTCGGCGCTGGTCGCGGGCGGCGTCAAACCGGGGCAGCGGGTCGCCTGCCCGGCCGAGAAGAACATCGGCGGCTTCCCGTTCCACAACGCCGGGTTCGAGGACTTCGGGACGCTGACGTTCCGCGAGGCGTTCGCGCACTCGTGCAACACGACGTTCGGCGAGATGAGCGTGACCTCGCTCGGCGGGGGGCGGCTGGGGGAAGTCGCGCGCAGCTTCGGGTTCGGCACGCCGATCATGCCCGGCGTGCCCGCCGTGCGGGCCGAGTTCCCCGACCCCAAGGACGACACCGACCTCGCCTCCGCCTCCATCGGCCAGGGGCGGGTGCTGGCGAGCCCGCTCAACATGGCCTCCGTCGCCGCCGCCATCGCGTCGGGGGCGTGGATCCCGCCCCGCCTCGTGCTGGATGAGCACAACGCGGGCCATGACCGCCGGCCCCGGCCGCTGGAGCCCGCCGTGGCGGACGCCCTGCGCACCCTCATGCCCGCCGTCGTCACCGACGGGACCGCGCAGGCCGTACGGTTCCCGGCCGGCACCGCGGGCAAGACCGGCACAGCCGAGTACGGCTCGGGAGAGGAGCCGCCCGCCCACTCGTGGTTCATCGGCTACAAGGGGGACGTGGCCTTCGCCGTCATCGCCGAGGGCGGGGGCGCCGGCTCCGCGGTGGCGGCGCCGGCCGCCGCCCGCTTCCTGCGGGCCCTCGGCTGA
- a CDS encoding HAD family hydrolase produces the protein MLWNVDLTLVDVAIVTRDAYAEAFRAVTGRPLVKLVPPMGRPDSEIVFETLAVNGVRAEDEHLPGFLAALATAFAARKGRLAKEGRAMAGAKDALRAVSRLDGVAQTVLTGTIKSNAVLKLKAFGLDKFVDFELGGYGEEPYPKATLLQVAQGRAKARLGTAFTADNTVVIGDSVRDVQAARIGGAAMIGVASGRSTAAELREAGADLVLPDLSDASEVVNAVAALTASASRKAG, from the coding sequence GTGCTGTGGAACGTCGACCTGACGCTGGTCGACGTCGCCATCGTGACCAGAGACGCCTACGCCGAGGCGTTCCGCGCCGTGACCGGCCGCCCGCTGGTCAAGCTCGTCCCGCCCATGGGCCGGCCCGACTCCGAGATCGTCTTCGAGACGCTCGCCGTCAACGGGGTGCGGGCCGAGGACGAGCATCTGCCCGGGTTCCTGGCCGCGCTGGCCACGGCCTTCGCCGCGCGCAAGGGGCGGCTGGCCAAGGAGGGGCGGGCGATGGCCGGGGCCAAGGACGCGCTGCGGGCCGTGTCCCGGCTGGACGGCGTGGCGCAGACCGTGCTGACCGGGACGATCAAGAGCAACGCGGTGCTCAAACTGAAGGCGTTCGGGCTGGACAAGTTCGTCGACTTCGAGCTCGGCGGTTACGGCGAGGAGCCCTACCCCAAGGCGACGCTGCTCCAGGTCGCCCAGGGGCGGGCCAAGGCGCGGCTCGGCACCGCCTTCACGGCGGACAACACCGTGGTGATCGGCGACTCCGTCCGCGACGTCCAGGCGGCCAGGATCGGCGGGGCGGCGATGATCGGCGTCGCCTCCGGCCGCTCGACGGCCGCCGAGCTCCGGGAGGCCGGCGCCGACCTGGTGCTCCCCGACCTCTCCGACGCCTCCGAGGTCGTCAACGCCGTCGCCGCCCTCACCGCCTCCGCCTCCCGCAAGGCGGGCTGA
- a CDS encoding HAD family hydrolase, with protein MTKHIIWDWNGTLFHDIDAVVGATNEVFKAYALPALTADGFRAVYTRPIWVAYERLLGRPLNEGEWELLDEGFHEHYFRLSEICGLAADAETVLTGWTGTQSLCSMASHTHLVPKVDAFGITRHFTRIDGLHGATGGEKAAHMAAHIQALDVDPAEVLVIGDSVDDGLAARHVGARAVLYTGGMSTRAELEGTGLPVVDTLAAALDFA; from the coding sequence ATGACGAAACACATCATTTGGGACTGGAACGGCACGCTGTTCCACGACATCGACGCCGTGGTCGGGGCCACCAACGAGGTCTTCAAGGCGTACGCGCTGCCCGCCCTGACCGCCGACGGCTTCCGCGCCGTCTACACCCGGCCCATCTGGGTCGCCTACGAGCGCCTGCTCGGCCGGCCTCTGAACGAGGGCGAGTGGGAGCTGCTCGACGAGGGCTTCCACGAGCACTACTTCCGGCTCAGCGAGATCTGCGGGCTCGCCGCCGACGCCGAGACGGTGCTCACCGGCTGGACCGGCACCCAGTCGCTCTGCTCGATGGCCTCGCACACGCACCTGGTGCCGAAGGTGGACGCGTTCGGCATCACCCGGCACTTCACCCGGATCGACGGGCTGCACGGCGCCACCGGCGGCGAGAAGGCCGCCCACATGGCCGCGCACATCCAGGCGCTCGACGTCGACCCCGCCGAGGTGCTGGTGATCGGCGACAGCGTGGACGACGGGCTCGCCGCCCGCCACGTGGGCGCGCGCGCCGTGCTCTACACCGGCGGCATGTCCACCAGGGCCGAGCTGGAGGGCACCGGGCTGCCGGTGGTCGACACGCTGGCCGCCGCCCTCGACTTCGCCTGA
- a CDS encoding DUF2690 domain-containing protein, producing MKLRVAATAIGAAAVTLLAGSPAHAQAALKPYDHQDPYRTGCGNSARVVRTAAINSRANGKVGTIKLMWSGKCKTNWTEIFTASSASGTIRVYRNGASDTFRFKKGNGGRHWGNMLYANNVCAWGSVTVQWNGGRGGQNGSGATSKACG from the coding sequence GTGAAGCTTCGCGTAGCGGCGACCGCGATCGGGGCCGCGGCGGTCACCCTCCTGGCGGGCTCCCCAGCCCACGCACAGGCCGCGCTGAAGCCCTACGACCACCAGGACCCGTACCGCACCGGCTGCGGCAACTCGGCGCGCGTCGTGCGCACCGCCGCGATCAACAGCCGGGCCAACGGCAAGGTGGGCACGATCAAGCTCATGTGGTCGGGCAAGTGCAAGACGAACTGGACGGAGATCTTCACGGCCTCCTCCGCGTCGGGCACCATCCGCGTCTACCGCAACGGCGCCAGCGACACCTTCCGCTTCAAGAAGGGCAACGGCGGCCGGCACTGGGGCAACATGCTCTACGCCAACAACGTCTGCGCGTGGGGCAGCGTCACCGTGCAGTGGAACGGCGGCCGGGGCGGCCAGAACGGCTCCGGCGCCACCTCCAAGGCCTGCGGCTGA
- a CDS encoding DUF6912 family protein — MRVYLPCTLPALATAVKLGELGPAPLTGYAVTPALTEWYASGDTEELEYVALTEAARASLRLLAADRADGVQAPPRRVVIAAEVPEGTARAGADLEERARVRLAQAVPMTKVAAVHIDDVGATADIEAALAALPAADEGDDDARFTVDGAEAHELMWYATQEIPDLLRS; from the coding sequence ATGCGCGTCTATCTGCCGTGCACCCTCCCGGCCCTGGCCACCGCGGTCAAGCTGGGAGAGCTGGGCCCGGCCCCGCTGACCGGCTACGCGGTGACCCCCGCGCTGACCGAGTGGTACGCCTCGGGCGACACCGAGGAGCTCGAGTACGTGGCGCTGACCGAGGCCGCCCGTGCCTCGCTGCGCCTGCTGGCGGCCGACCGCGCCGACGGCGTCCAGGCGCCGCCGCGCCGGGTGGTGATCGCCGCCGAGGTGCCGGAGGGCACCGCCAGAGCCGGCGCAGACCTGGAGGAACGCGCCCGCGTCCGGCTCGCGCAGGCGGTGCCGATGACCAAGGTGGCCGCCGTCCACATCGACGACGTGGGGGCCACCGCCGACATCGAGGCCGCGCTCGCCGCGCTGCCCGCCGCCGACGAGGGCGACGACGACGCCCGGTTCACGGTGGACGGGGCGGAGGCCCACGAACTCATGTGGTACGCCACCCAGGAGATCCCCGACCTGTTGCGATCATGA
- a CDS encoding HAD-IA family hydrolase, which produces MAVVTGVLIDWGGVLTTSLADSIAKWIEADRIDGAHYRSVMREMIDHAYGEGAGENAVHALERGELDGPAFERDLAARLLTLDGVPPVADGLLERMFAGFERVEAMHDMLRDVRAQGVRTCLVSNSWSHTYQRDGWDDIFDAVVISGEVGMRKPEPRIFHHALTLIGLPGAECVFIDDIEANITAARALGMAGIHHRDPDTTIAELESLLRLTLRRA; this is translated from the coding sequence GTGGCCGTGGTCACGGGTGTGCTGATCGACTGGGGCGGGGTGCTCACGACCAGCCTCGCCGACTCCATCGCCAAGTGGATCGAGGCGGACCGGATCGACGGCGCGCACTACCGCTCCGTCATGCGCGAGATGATCGACCACGCCTACGGCGAGGGCGCGGGCGAGAACGCCGTCCACGCCCTGGAGCGCGGCGAGCTCGACGGGCCCGCGTTCGAGCGCGACCTCGCCGCCCGCCTGCTCACCCTGGACGGGGTGCCGCCGGTCGCCGACGGGCTGCTGGAGCGCATGTTCGCCGGGTTCGAGCGGGTCGAGGCGATGCACGACATGCTGCGCGACGTCCGCGCCCAGGGCGTCAGGACCTGCCTGGTCTCCAACTCCTGGTCCCACACCTACCAGCGCGACGGCTGGGACGACATCTTCGACGCCGTGGTCATCTCCGGCGAGGTCGGCATGCGCAAGCCCGAGCCGCGCATCTTCCACCACGCGCTCACCCTGATCGGGCTGCCCGGCGCGGAGTGCGTGTTCATCGACGACATCGAAGCCAACATCACGGCCGCGCGGGCCCTCGGCATGGCCGGGATCCACCACCGCGACCCGGACACGACCATCGCGGAACTCGAGTCTCTCCTCCGCCTCACGCTGCGGCGGGCATGA
- a CDS encoding GNAT family N-acetyltransferase, giving the protein MRNWPFFDLSITTPRLVLRVPSLEDLDELGDRAAEGIHEDGFMPFLFPWTDGDPAERARRTAQYHFRAWGALTADDWALEFAVLYEGQVIGTQGIQGKDFAVTREAGTGSWLGRRFHGQGIGTEMRAAVLHLAFAGLGARHAVTEAFEDNHASLAVTRKLGYREDGIRMHARKGEPVVTQRFRLAAEDWSETPGIEIRNLGPCLPLLGLDAS; this is encoded by the coding sequence ATGCGTAACTGGCCGTTTTTCGACCTGTCCATCACGACGCCGCGCCTCGTGCTGCGCGTCCCGTCCCTGGAGGATCTCGACGAGCTGGGCGACCGCGCCGCCGAGGGCATTCACGAGGACGGCTTCATGCCGTTCCTGTTCCCCTGGACGGACGGCGACCCCGCCGAGCGGGCCCGGAGGACCGCGCAGTACCACTTCCGCGCCTGGGGCGCGCTGACCGCCGACGACTGGGCGCTGGAGTTCGCCGTCCTGTACGAGGGCCAGGTCATCGGCACCCAGGGGATCCAGGGCAAGGACTTCGCCGTCACCCGCGAGGCGGGCACCGGCTCCTGGCTCGGCCGGCGCTTCCACGGCCAGGGCATCGGCACCGAGATGCGGGCGGCCGTCCTGCACCTGGCCTTCGCCGGGCTCGGCGCGCGCCACGCGGTGACGGAGGCGTTCGAGGACAATCACGCCTCGCTCGCGGTCACGCGCAAGCTCGGCTACCGCGAGGACGGCATCAGGATGCACGCCCGCAAGGGCGAGCCGGTCGTCACCCAGCGCTTCCGGCTGGCCGCCGAGGACTGGAGCGAGACCCCGGGCATCGAGATCCGCAACCTCGGCCCGTGCCTGCCGTTGCTGGGCCTCGACGCCTCCTGA